Part of the Caldisericota bacterium genome is shown below.
AAGCCGACAACACATACTCCTTGCATCTTCTGGCTTTAAATCAGAATTAATAAAATTAGCACCATATGGTATACCATATTTAGCAGTTGCCTCCCACATTGGTGTAAGTTCGGGATTGTCCCAATCAAAATCATTTGTAAAATTAATTGTAGGTATCGGGAATGTAAAAACTCTATGATTCCCATCTCCTTCAATCATTGTCTCCCAGAAAGCTTTGTTAATCATATAAATTTCTTTTTGGAATTCTCCATATCTTTTATCCTGTTCTTTCCCGCCAATAACTACTTTTTTATTCACTAACAGAACGTGGGGGTGGATATCGAGAGTAATGTTAGAAAATGGTGATTGTCCTCCAGTCCTTGTTGTTTGAGACATATTAAAGACAAATTCCTGTATTTGCTGCTTCACTTCCTTTTGAGTGAGATGGTCATAATAAACAAATGGAGCAAGAAGTGTGTCAAAAGAGTTTAAGGCGACAGCTCCTGCAACCTCATTTTGAAGAGTGAAAAGAAAGTTTACAATCTGTCCGAGTATAGAAGAAAAATGTTTTGCTGGCTTTGAATATGGTTTCCCGGGAACACCCCCAAATCCTCTCTTTATTAAATCTTCAAGGTCCCAACCGACACAATAGCTTCCAAAGAAAGAGAGATTGTGTATGTGCACTGCACCATTCCTGTGCAAGTTTGCAATTTTTTGCGGATAAACTTTACTAAGCCAGTATTCAGCTTCTGCTTTTCCAGCCAAAAATGATTTTAATCCCTGTACAGAATAACCAATATTTGCGTTTTCATGAACTTCCCATGTGCCTTGCTGAAGATACTTTTCAACTGATGCAGGGGTGATATAATTTTTAATTGCACGCAGCTGCCTTCTATTTTCCCGATATAAAATATACGCCTTTGCAGTTTTGTAATACCCCCTTCTCATCAACACTTCTTCAACTTTATCCTGTATTTGTTCTATTCGGATTGGCTCTTCCCCACTCTCATAGATTATTTCAGTAATCACAATATGGGCAAGAAGTTTTACGTCATCTCCAGTTAACTCTCCTGTAGATTGTCCAGCTCTTTGTATAGCATCGACAATTTTTTCCCTCTTAAAGCTAACTATTCTGCCGTCTCTTTTTAACACTTTATTCATGAAATTTTTCTCCTTTCCCATGTGTATGTTACCTTGTAAAAAAAGTATAAATCAAATTTCAATATGTGTCAAACCCTACAACAATAAATTTAAAGCGCAACACCTATTTTAAAAATACAAGCTGTGGATAATGTGTATAACTTTTAATTATGAGGAGTAACAAGAACTGTTTC
Proteins encoded:
- a CDS encoding ribonucleoside triphosphate reductase, yielding MNKVLKRDGRIVSFKREKIVDAIQRAGQSTGELTGDDVKLLAHIVITEIIYESGEEPIRIEQIQDKVEEVLMRRGYYKTAKAYILYRENRRQLRAIKNYITPASVEKYLQQGTWEVHENANIGYSVQGLKSFLAGKAEAEYWLSKVYPQKIANLHRNGAVHIHNLSFFGSYCVGWDLEDLIKRGFGGVPGKPYSKPAKHFSSILGQIVNFLFTLQNEVAGAVALNSFDTLLAPFVYYDHLTQKEVKQQIQEFVFNMSQTTRTGGQSPFSNITLDIHPHVLLVNKKVVIGGKEQDKRYGEFQKEIYMINKAFWETMIEGDGNHRVFTFPIPTINFTNDFDWDNPELTPMWEATAKYGIPYGANFINSDLKPEDARSMCCRLKLDVKQLRKKGGGLFGANPLTGSIGVITINMARIGYLSRNEEEFFLSLAEIMDAARDGFEVKRKTIEEFTENGLYPYSRVYLESIKKVTGHYWDNHFSTIGLIGMNEALLNFIGKDIGSEEGIAFTIKTMNFMRNKLEEFQDETGHMYNLEATPAESTSYSLAVKDKEKYPDIIVANEKEVQEGNAEPFYTNSTQLPVNYTDDPFEVAEKQEEIQLLYTGGTVVHFFLGESLNYGEEAKIFFKKILTNYKIPYITITPTFSICPKHGYIKGEWKYCPYCDEELVSIAGRKETKNVESKDIPTFNIDK